A genomic stretch from Aedes albopictus strain Foshan chromosome 2, AalbF5, whole genome shotgun sequence includes:
- the LOC115265780 gene encoding clavesin-1, with translation MAEGVGYYFKVPSLDKVPVTYDDEVNELGSEYKLLAEQLGESENIRKQSIQQLREWISKNAAIKRCRTDAPFLLRFLRTNKYSFLRTVKMLENYLRALVIHKNWFGDLDVDEPELSALIDGGYLFSLPKLDAKGRIVYFSFSSGFDLKRSSIASAIKMNHFMGEVYFDTNEAQCAGIVCIYDMEKIDMSVLGQISLQDVRTLVELLNNTSVGRFQELHFVNAQKVTRTFANMVLQLMSEKIRSRVFCHPSIASLHAQVDKSLLPKEFGGSVPASEMIAKFKEICRQMRPRLQALDGMEIDVKQDTIDAWKDNSHGIGGGVIGSFRKLEVD, from the exons ATGGCGGAAGGTGTTGGATACTACTTCAAAGTACCCAGTTTGGATAAAGTGCCAGTTACGTATGACGATGAAGTGAACGAGCTTGGATCGGAATACAAGTTGCTTGCGGAACAACTTGGTGAAAGTGAGAATATTCGAAAGCAAAGTATACAGCAGTTACGCGAGTGGATATCGAAGAATGCTGCTATTAAACGATGTAGAACGGATGCACCGTTTCTGTTGAGATTTCTCCGGACCAATAAGTATTCGTTTCTGAGGACCGTGAAGATGTTGGAAAATTATTTGCGTGCTCTTGTCATCCACAAGAATTGGTTTGGTGATTTGGACGTTGATGAACCAGAACTAAGTGCCCTTATTGACGGAGGATATTTGTTCTCGTTGCCAAAGCTAGATGCAAAAGGTCGAATAGTGTATTTCAGTTTTTCAAGTGGATTTGATTTGAAGAGGTCCTCAATAGCCAGTGCGATAAAAATGAACCATTTTATGGGAGAAGTGTATTTTGATACGAACGAAGCACAATGTGCCGGGATTGTTTGCATATACGATATGGAGAAGATCGACATGTCTGTGCTGGGACAGATCAGCCTTCAGGATGTGCGGACCTTAGTGGAGCTGCTGAACAACACTTCGGTGGGACGCTTCCAGGAGTTGCACTTTGTGAACGCACAGAAGGTGACGCGAACCTTTGCCAACATGGTGCTGCAGTTGATGAGCGAAAAAATCAGGAGCAGAGTGTTT TGTCACCCATCTATCGCAAGCCTTCACGCTCAGGTGGATAAGTCGTTGCTGCCCAAAGAGTTTGGCGGATCGGTTCCTGCCTCGGAAATGATAGCGAAATTTAAAGAAATCTGTCGCCAAATGCGCCCTCGCTTGCAGGCTTTAGATGGCATGGAAATTGACGTCAAACAAGACACCATCGATGCGTGGAAGGATAACTCGCACGGAATAGGCGGTGGTGTAATTGGTTCCTTCCGAAAGCTCGAGGTTGATTAG